Genomic segment of Mastomys coucha isolate ucsf_1 unplaced genomic scaffold, UCSF_Mcou_1 pScaffold5, whole genome shotgun sequence:
TCAGGGTTTGAAGATTAGATCTTGTGGACACAAACCCGCTGCTCCTCACCCCCTGCCCTCAGCTCTCCCTGCACATCTCAGGCCTGGGAACATTGCTTTGGAGATCAGGGCCCACTGACtgacattttattaaaaagtgtTCAAGGCCACCTACAATGAGCCAGTTCTCGCCCAGAGCAGAAGAGACTAGCTTtgactctttctctgtgtgtgtgtggatgaaaaCAGTATGTGTGGGGATGTCAGACAACAGCTGGCAGTCAGGAGTTACTACTGCTcgccttccatcatgtgggtcccaggaactgaactcagatcctcaggcttggtagcaagcccTTTTACCCTTTGGCCAAcctttgctctttttatttttccttttcaatgcTTCAATATCACTTCATCGGTTTTCTAATTCTTATTTGATTTTGACAGTACTAAGGGTTGATTGAAACTCATGCAGGTAGGCAAGCACTTTTCACTAAGATATGTCCCCTGACCaccactccctctctctgtgtctctctgtgtctctctgtgtctctctgtgtctctgtctctgtctctgtctctgtctctctctctctctctctctctctctctctctctctctctctctctctctgtgtgtgtgtgtgtgtgtgtgtgtgtgtgtatgattctgGGGTCACTGTCTTACTCTAgtcctggctgacttggaactcaagATCCAAGCTCAACTCCTGGCTCGGCCTCCAGAGTGCCGGGATTGCAGGTGTTTGCCACCGTGATTAGATGTATCTCCATGCTACGAGAAAGAAACACGGTAGTGTGGCAGAGCCCCAGTGATCCTCTGGGAGAGGCCGAGGACACCCTCTAGATGTCAGCTGGGATGGTCTTGCCTCCTTGTACTGGCTATGTGACCTGAGGCTAGCCGCAGGCTGTCCTTGAGCCTCACAGAGAGCCCCTTTAAAATAGAGATAGTAAGAGCTTTTACACACTCACCTCTACCAACTTGTCACCCACGACCTCCGAAGTCTGGTGGTAATTGGGGAAGTCTGCCACCACCTTGCCACCCTCCATCTTCACAGTAGCCTGCGAGAGAGACACAGCATTGAACACAAAGCCTCGAGTCACGGCTTAACAATTCTGTTTTGGTATCCATCGCTTAAGTCGTTTTAGAAATAACACATGTAGGGCTGGCTCTGTTGACAGAGTGGTTGCCCACCATACTCAAGGGTCTCAAAaacaagggggagggaggggagagtgggGAAGATTGCCCAGTGGGTAAAgagactggagtttggatcctcagcacttacatttaaaaaaaaaaaaaaaaaaaaaaagctggtcaCGGCAGTGTATGCCTCTAACACCACCCCATACCATAGCGCCCTCACTGGGGGAcacagatgataaatagatggacagatagaagatagagagatggagagatagagagacagactaTTCAGTAAGTGTCTGAGGAGGGTTACGTTAAATGCTCAGCAAATATTAACTTCTatcgtttttttctttttcttttcttttttttcagtttctttttttttaaagatttattttatttattttatgtgtattgagtacactgtagctgtacagatggcgtgagccatcatgtgggtggctgctgggacttggactcaggacctctcctgatcctgctcgctctggcgtaattcactgtagctgtcttcagacacaccagaagagggcgtcagatctcattacgggtggttgtgagccacctatgtggttgctgggaattgaactcaggaccttcggaagagcagtcagtgctcttacccactgagccatctcgccagccccttttttcagtttcttgagacaggatttctgtatatccctggctgccccagaactaggtagaccagattggcctggaactctgcccgccaagtcctgggattaatgTTGTGCACCCCACCCAGTCTAGCAACTGTTTGTATCTATCTCGGTCTTGTGTCTCCTGCTGATGGCAGCCATTACCCAACAGAAACATTAAGTTACCAAGTAAGAAAGCTTTTCATGCTGAAGGCTCAACCTGGGGAGCAGAGGGGTCATATCTGAAATAGCgaagttgacttctggcctcgGGAGACAGGGAAAGGCAGCCACAGGTCTCTCACCTTGAACTTCTTGCCTCCCATGGTCTGCATTTCACATTCTTTGCCAATGGTGAACTTGTTGCTCATTATGTTGCCCCCGGAGTAAGACTGGGACCAGGTGAAGTCCTGTCCATCCTGCTGGACCTCTGTGATGATCTTGAAGTTACGTCCCCTTTCAATCACGTCTCCTGGAAGACCTGGGCCCAGTGACAAACAGAGAGAACGCACGGGATCTACTTGTAACCTGTGATCTGAGGAGGGAGATGTCCTCCCCAGAGGCAGGCTCACCTGTAGGTCTGACTACAAGGACTGAGACGTAGACAGTGCATGCTTCAAAGCTCAGCTCTGGCATGAGATCAGTGTTCGAGCAGAACACTGTCTCACTGTGTTTGCGCTCACAAAATGATGACAGTAAGGTCCAGCTCACAGGGCTGATGTGAGCATTAAAGTCAGTGTGGTTGTACACAGGACTGATGCGAGCATTAAAGTCAGTGTAGTTGTACACAGGGCTGATACGAGCATTAAAGTCAGTGTGGTTGTACACAGGGCTGATGCGAGCATTAAAGTCAGTGTGGTTGTATCTCTCACAGCTCCTCCCGGCTACTTGATGCTCTTTGATAACAGCAAATtgtaggggctggggaggtgccTTACCAGTTAAAATCACTTgttacagagaacctgggttcaattcccagcacctgtatggGTCCTTACAATCTTCTGTAACACTGGTAAGCAGACATACATAGGAGAAaggcactcatatacataaaaaattctaattaaaaaatagcaaATCTTCCTACAGTAATAGATCAATATTGCAAAAACTTGCCAAGTCCAGGAAGTTTTAGAATGAACACAACCTTTCAGATGGAGTCTTCTAATATGTCTATTTTATAAGacctggggctgaagagagggcTCAAGAGTTatgaacacttactgctcttacagagaaccagggtttgtttcccagcacccatacagtagtttacagccatctgtaactccagttgtaaGGAATCTAGtgccctctctgacctctgaggacccCAGGCCcttacatacatataggcaagaCTCTAacagatttcaaataaaaataaataaatcttacaacacacacacaaagaaatgaagactTGGGAAAAAAAGTAGCCTGCTCATAGGGTTCTGCTTTCAGGGCCACTCTGACATAGCAGAAGGACAAAGGGCAAATGCCACAAGAGGATGAGGCCCTTGAGTCTCATGGAACTGgaactgtcctttttttttttttttttttttttgacagttccAAGTGCCCTGGGCAGTGGATGAGCTTGAATTTCTGACCTTCCTTCCgtagtctcctgaatgctgggattataggcattcaCTACAATAcctagtttatgcagtgctggtgATGGAAccagggcctcaggcatgctaGTAGGCAAGCTGTCTACCAGCAGAGCTCCATCTGGTCCTTGACAATTGCATGGCCTCAATGCTAGTGCACTAAGATGTTGATAGGACTGTCAAATCTACTTTCCATTTGACACTTTGCAATTGACCAAGGTCAACTCACAACAGACCATTGCCAAAAGgcaagcaataataataataatgataataataataataacaataattggTCTCTCTATCTAAATAGTACAGTAAGGGAAGAAAGTTGTTGGTCAGCTATGTGGGTTGTCTTGTTAAACGTGTTTTCTATATTAACTCCTTGGTCATCTCTCCCTAGCAGGATATAGTGACACCATTCATGACAGGGTTCTGGGTGTTAATGACCTCTGTCACTGACTTAGGTAAATCATGCTGAGGTGCCTCATCAAGAATATTGGGacagtgggctggagaaatggcacttctaaaaaacaaaaccaaattttcagACAGCCTTCACATGTAGCAGACATTCAATAGCTTTGAGTAGGACTAGGGATGTGGCTCAATTGATGCAATGCTGACCTAGCATGAGCGAAGTCCCAGGTGTggtccccagcactacataaaacaAGGTATGCatatgcctgtcatcccagcactcagagaaagagataaagggaTCAAGATTTCAAAGTCATCTCAGCTACATAGGCCAACTTAGGCTGTACAAGACCCTGcttctaacaacaacaataataataaatatttgaaaaaataaacagcagATCTCCACCTTACCAATCACTACTATGTGGCCTTTAATGTGGATGCAATTTGCCTGAGCCTCACACTTTCCAAACATGAAGTAGAGATACTAAAATTCTCTAagtcttttaaaatcaaagaatGTGTTACATCTTTGATTATCTTTCGAGACAGAACAGAGTGTTTGCTCAGCAAAAgtatggatgggtgggtggatagatgggtggatgggtgggtggNNNNNNNNNNNNNNNNNNNNNNNNNNNNNNNNNNNNNNNNNNNNNNNNNNNNNNNNNNNNNNNNNNNNNNNNNNNNNNNNNNNNNNNNNNNNNNNNNNNNNNNNNNNNNNNNNNNNNNNNNNNNNNNNNNNNNNNNNNNNNNNNNNNNNNNNNNNNNNNNNNNNNNNNNNNNNNNNNNNNNNNNNNNNNNNNNNNNNNNNNNNNNNNNNNNNNNNNNNNNNNNNNNNNNNNNNNNNNNNNNNNNNNNNNNNNNNNNNNNNNgggtgggtgggtggatggatgggtggatggatggatgggtggatggatgggtgggtggatggataagtTCTATCCTACTCTACCTCAAGAGTTTGAGTTCCTATCCCAGAGCTGGTTATAAGCAGCCAGTCCCAGGGAAGAGACACAAAGAAGCTCACTCACCCAGGCGCTTCATGAACTCGTCGTAATTCTTCTCACTCTCAAATTCATATTTGCCACTGAAAGCCATagtgctgggagagagctggcaGCAGCGAGCAGCTGAGGAAGAAGGTTGGTACTGAGGAGTCTGGAGTCCCAGCTTATAAACACTCCCAACTGCCGAGGCTCAGCCCCAAAGTCACCCCACTTCTCAGCCCTGCCCCTAACAGGGAAGTGCTTGATGTTTTATGATGTGGGCAGGAGCCCCAAGGTTATTCACCTTTGGGGGAAGCCACCTACAATCCCACTACCCGTCTCAGTAAGTCCAAGGCCAGGATGGCCACAGAGCGTGGTCATTCACCTCTCTGCTCATCCCCTCTCTGCCCATCCCTAAGCTCTCCTCAGCCTTCATTCACCAAGCACTGTGCACTGAGCTGTATATGGCAATCCAGAAGAACCAGGCATGAGCCTTttcccagggagctcccaggcCAACCCAGACCCAAGGCACACAAGTACATACAGTCTGTACACTAGATGTGATAGGTACCGCTTTACACACGGGCTTCAGTCTTTGGAGTGATAGATGCCAGCTTTGCTTGTCAGGTGGCTCCTGGGCCACACAAAAGTAGCAATGTAAAAGCTCTCGTTAGTGTTCATTGTTACTGCTGTTAATTACAAAGTTCTGCCTGGGCACTGTGGCTGACACCTATAATCCTGGTTCTTGGGAGGTTGAGCCAGGAGGGTTGTCATAAGGCTGAGGAGAGagtgggctacagagtaagagcCTGGTTCaggaataaaacaaaagcaagcaaacaaaactctcCTTTTCTGGGGTCTCCTCTCTGTGAGATCCCATCCTTTCTATTCAAAGCAAAATTGACCATACTTGCTTACTCCCAAACCAGGGGCTagtaggttctctctctctctctctctctctctctctctctctctctctctctctctctctctctctctctctctctgtgtgtgtgtgtgtgtgtgtgtgtgtgtgtaaccaaaTTTCAGAAGTTCAGGTGAAgcctggcagcaagtgcctttctctgctgagccacctcactgacTCACTTGGTGAACTGATGAAAAGTCAGCTTTGCCACACACATACCAGTCTCCAATCCCAGAATTCCTTACCCGGACCAGGagattttcctctttcttttttgtctgcctgtctgcctgtttttctcttttgagacagagtttaacATAGCCCAGGCCTCAAACTGACCTTACTCTCccgatccttctgcctccccttccAAAGGTGGTCCTATAGGCACACCCCAACATATTTGGTGTTTATGTCATTTtaaatagttcagtggtagagagcttgcctagcatgggaGTGGTCTATCTCTAGCAccataatcaatcaatcaatcacatTCTATTCTATGTATAATTTACTTTCTGTCAAGACCTTCGGATAGGTTTTCCATCCTCTTCTATTACAAGCAAGTAATATTAttcatatctctgtgtgtatatatgttagaTGATTAGTTAGGACTAGCTGCTAAGGATGGATTCTTAAGCAAGAAAGGGGTCCATATGACTAGGGAGAAAAAAGTTCCAAGGGAGAGGGTAGGAAAGACAGCAGAGAAGCATAGCAAGGGCAAAACCTGGGGGCAAAGGTAGTGTGAGAAGGGGGcaaggagaatgaggagagagctcaggggaggagaggaggaccaATCAAAATGGAGGACATAGAAAAACTCCATATGTTGTACAAAGccctattgttttttttttttaaagatttatttatttattatacacagtgttctgcatgcatgtgtgttggtatgtcagaagagggcacccgatctcactatagatggttgtgagccaccatgtagctgctgggaattgaactcaagacctctggaaaagcagtcagggcccttgacctctgagccatctctccagcccactgctATTGTTTTGtacaacaaatttaaaaagactaaAGGGATGTATTACTAAGCATACTATTCCTGGATCAAACAGTGTGAGACAGGGTGcatactttgtagaccaggctggtcttgtactcacagagatctgcctatctctgacTCCCAGGTCAGAATTAAAGGTCCTATGCCACCACACCATACAAAAAGAGTctcatatctttaaaatattaatattttagaagGACATTGTGGTACATGTCTGTAGTCTTAgaacttaggagactgaggcaggaggattatcagAATTCCAGAATAGCTGGTACTGTAGAGTAAGACAAtgtcataaaaaataataattgattaatttaagaaataataagccaggcggtggtggtgcatacctttaatcccagcacttgggaggcagaggcaggcggatttctgagttcgaggccagccttgtctacagagtgagttccaggtcagccagggctacacagagaaaccctgtttccaaaagaccaaaataaataaataaataaataaaataaaacagggtcATCAGCAGGATGGCTCATAAGGTTAAGGCCCTCACTACCAAGCCTGATGgcgtgag
This window contains:
- the Fabp6 gene encoding gastrotropin encodes the protein MAFSGKYEFESEKNYDEFMKRLGLPGDVIERGRNFKIITEVQQDGQDFTWSQSYSGGNIMSNKFTIGKECEMQTMGGKKFKATVKMEGGKVVADFPNYHQTSEVVGDKLVEISTIGDVTYERVSKRLA